Below is a window of Spirochaetota bacterium DNA.
GAATTTTATAAGTCTACTTTTCATGACTGGACTGATCCTTTAGATTATATTTATATTAAAGGTGAGGGAACTATAGAATTTAAAGCTTTACTTTTTATTCCCAAAAAAGCTCCATTTGACCTTTATTCACCTGAATATAAAAAAGGATTAAGACTTTATTCTAAAAATGTTTTTATTATGGAAAACTGTGAAGAAATATTACCTGATCACTTTAAGTTTATTAAAGGACTTGTTGACTCTCCAGACTTTTCTTTAAACATTTCAAGAGAAATATTGCAACATACAAAACAACTTAAAACAATCTCTAAAAATATTGAAAAAAAGATTTATGACAAATTAATTTCCTTAATGAAAGATAAAAGAAAGCAATATGAAGATTGGTTTAAAGATTTTGGTACTATTATAAAAACTGGAATTTATCAAGATTTCTCAAAAGAAAATACTAAATTAAAAGATCTTCTTGTTTTTGAATCAACATACACAATAACAAAAGAAAAAGAAAAGACAATTAAAGAAAATATAAATTCAGATAAATCTAATCAAAAAACTGAGGAAGGTAAAGAATCAGAAAAAAAAGATTTGAGCTCTGAGAATAATATTTCAAAAATGACTACATTAAAAGAATATGTAGAAAGAATGAAAAAAGATCAGGATAAAATTTACTATATTTCTGGTAAAGATAAAAATACTTTATTAAACATACCTCAAATGGAAGCTATAAAAGAAAAAGGTTATGAAGTACTTCTTTTTCTTGATAATATCGATGAATTTATTGTTCCAATGATGCATGACTATGAAGGAAAACAGTTTCAATCTGTTTTAAATGCTGAAATTGACAAAGAAAAAAAAGAAATTATAAAAACAGAAGAGGAAACTTCAAAAGAGCTTCTAAATTATTTAAAAGAGATACTAAAGGATAAAGTTGTGGATGTTAGATTTACTACCAAACTTAAAGAAAGTCCAGCATGTGTTGTTTCTGCTTCAGAGCATATGAGTCTTCAAATGGAAAAAATTTTATCAGAATTTGAAAAAATTGATTTTCCTAAAATAGATAAAATACTTGAAATAAATCCCGAACATGAAGTTTATAAAACATTAAAAGCAAAATTTGCTGTTGATGCAAAACATCCAGATATTTATGAAATTGCTCATCTTCTCTATGATCAAGCTATGCTTGCACAAGGGTTTTTGCCAGAAGATCCCATAAACTTTGCAAAAAAAATTGCTACATTAATATCTAAAGCTTTTTAATAAATAGTTAAAAAGATTAAAAAAATATTTATATGAATATTATTTCAGCTAGCAGAAGAACTGATTTCCCTGTTTTCTTTTTTGAATATTTTTTAAGGTGTTTAAAAAATGGATTTATTGAAGTTAAAAATCCATATAACTATAAACAGAATAAAAATGTATCCTTAAAAGATGATGATGTTTCTTTTTTTGTTTTTTGGACAAGAAATCCAATTAATATTATAAAAAATATTAAATTATTAAAAAAATATAAATTTTATGTACTTGTTACTATAAATCCATATACAGAAGAAATTGAGCCAGCTTTTAGTGATAAAAACTTATTCTTAAACTATTTTAAAGAATTAAGTTCTTTAATAGGAAAGGATAGAGTTGTATGGAGATATGATCCAATATTAATTTCTAAAAAATACTCTTATAATTTTCACTTTGAAAAGTTTGAAGAATACTCATCTATTCTTAATAAATTTACAAATAAAGTTATAATAAGTTTTCTACAATTCTATAAAAAGAACATAAAAAAATTGATAAAAGAAAATATAATTGATATTAATTTTGAAAAAAAAATTTCTATTCTTAGCAATTTTTCATCAATTTCTAAAAATTACAATTTAAAAATTGAATTATGTTGTGATGAAATAAATTTACTTATTAAAAAACAATTATTTACAAACTTTGATAATATTAAAAGTTCTAAATGTATTGACTGTAATATAATTAATAACATTTATGGCACTAAATACAATGAAATAAAAGACAAATATCAAAGAAAATTTTGCAATTGTGACAAAAGTATAGATATTGGGCAATACCATACCTGTAAATATGGTTGTATCTATTGTTATGCAAAATAGTAATAACTTAATTTATTTTTCTATATCTTTCAGGTCCAATTTTATAAATATTGTTTCCTCTACAATCAATAGCAACAATAACAGGAAAGTCCTCTACTATTAACTCTCTAATTGCTTCTGTCTGTAGATCTTCATAACAGATAATCTTAGATGATTTTATACATCTTGA
It encodes the following:
- the htpG gene encoding molecular chaperone HtpG; the encoded protein is MERKETLSFQAHTKQLLDLMIHSIYTHKEIFLRELISNSSDALDKLRFKALTDPSILGKDEELLIEIKIDEKNRSISVSDNGIGMTYEEVINNIGTIANSGSKAFFEAINKEKDNKKGSNFENLELIGQFGVGFYSSFMVAKKVVILTKSPFSEKGVRWESKGDGEYTIEDYDKATRGTKIILYLRDKKEENDDFDYDELLKQYKIESLVKKYSDFIRYPIKMEVEIEEYPKKDDGTPDYDKKPIKKKEIKTLNSMQPIWQKDKSSVKDEEYFEFYKSTFHDWTDPLDYIYIKGEGTIEFKALLFIPKKAPFDLYSPEYKKGLRLYSKNVFIMENCEEILPDHFKFIKGLVDSPDFSLNISREILQHTKQLKTISKNIEKKIYDKLISLMKDKRKQYEDWFKDFGTIIKTGIYQDFSKENTKLKDLLVFESTYTITKEKEKTIKENINSDKSNQKTEEGKESEKKDLSSENNISKMTTLKEYVERMKKDQDKIYYISGKDKNTLLNIPQMEAIKEKGYEVLLFLDNIDEFIVPMMHDYEGKQFQSVLNAEIDKEKKEIIKTEEETSKELLNYLKEILKDKVVDVRFTTKLKESPACVVSASEHMSLQMEKILSEFEKIDFPKIDKILEINPEHEVYKTLKAKFAVDAKHPDIYEIAHLLYDQAMLAQGFLPEDPINFAKKIATLISKAF
- a CDS encoding DUF1848 domain-containing protein; its protein translation is MNIISASRRTDFPVFFFEYFLRCLKNGFIEVKNPYNYKQNKNVSLKDDDVSFFVFWTRNPINIIKNIKLLKKYKFYVLVTINPYTEEIEPAFSDKNLFLNYFKELSSLIGKDRVVWRYDPILISKKYSYNFHFEKFEEYSSILNKFTNKVIISFLQFYKKNIKKLIKENIIDINFEKKISILSNFSSISKNYNLKIELCCDEINLLIKKQLFTNFDNIKSSKCIDCNIINNIYGTKYNEIKDKYQRKFCNCDKSIDIGQYHTCKYGCIYCYAK